In Leptolyngbya sp. SIO1E4, one DNA window encodes the following:
- a CDS encoding DUF1815 family protein yields MFIRLAEQHRRFVQDLVMNLQALAIVLEGRGYLASCYTCGGQMNSASFMVSLGDSHLIRFLVSDYGITWTEMRDDRELMKLEGAEAINQLQELADLVKYRIQPSECKSAAVPKV; encoded by the coding sequence ATGTTTATCCGACTGGCAGAACAGCATAGACGGTTTGTACAAGACCTAGTAATGAATCTGCAGGCATTAGCCATCGTTTTAGAAGGCAGAGGGTATCTGGCTTCTTGCTATACCTGTGGCGGTCAGATGAACAGTGCTTCGTTTATGGTCAGCTTAGGGGATAGTCACCTGATCCGGTTTCTCGTCTCTGACTACGGGATTACGTGGACTGAAATGCGGGATGATCGCGAACTCATGAAGTTGGAAGGGGCTGAAGCCATCAACCAGTTACAAGAGTTAGCTGACTTGGTCAAATATCGAATCCAGCCCTCCGAATGTAAGTCTGCAGCCGTACCCAAGGTTTAA